In the genome of Xanthobacteraceae bacterium, one region contains:
- a CDS encoding FAD-binding protein — protein MKRAEAGAVERAIAALHAKLGNKVVTSMEVRRQHANTTTWLPNEAADAVVYAASTEDVQDAVRIAAEHKVPVIAFGTGTSLEGHVNAPMGGICIDVAQMNQILAVHAEDLDCVIQPGVTRKKLNEYLRDQGLFFPIDPGADASLGGMAATRASGTNAVRYGTMKDNVLALKAVLPNGEIVRAGSRAKKSSAGYDLTRLFVGSEGTLGIITELTLKLSAIPEAISSAICPFKTVEGAIQATIATIQSGIPVARIEFIDAMAIRAVNNYAKLGLAEAPTLFLEFHGSEAGVKEQTERFGEIAAEFGGGPFHWTTQAEERTKLWQARHDAYFAMMSLRPGAKALATDICVPISKLADAVLETEKDLQDLKLLGPIVGHVGDGNFHVSLVIDMEDEDELARVRKFLERLAERALRLDGTCTGEHGVGQGKMKYLEAEHGKPALQMMRDLKRALDPGNIMNPGKIVAL, from the coding sequence ATGAAGCGGGCCGAAGCGGGAGCGGTCGAACGCGCGATTGCGGCGCTGCACGCCAAGCTTGGCAACAAGGTCGTGACCTCGATGGAGGTTCGCCGCCAGCACGCCAACACCACCACCTGGCTGCCGAACGAGGCCGCCGACGCCGTGGTCTATGCTGCCTCCACCGAAGACGTGCAGGACGCGGTGCGCATTGCCGCCGAGCACAAGGTGCCGGTCATCGCTTTCGGTACCGGCACTTCGCTGGAGGGCCATGTAAACGCGCCGATGGGCGGTATCTGCATCGACGTGGCGCAGATGAACCAGATCCTCGCCGTGCATGCGGAAGATCTCGACTGCGTCATCCAGCCGGGCGTGACGCGCAAGAAGCTGAACGAATACCTGCGCGATCAGGGCCTGTTCTTCCCGATTGATCCGGGTGCGGACGCTTCGCTCGGCGGCATGGCGGCGACGCGGGCATCAGGTACCAACGCGGTGCGCTACGGCACCATGAAGGACAACGTGTTGGCGCTGAAAGCGGTGTTGCCGAACGGCGAGATCGTCCGCGCCGGTTCGCGCGCCAAGAAATCCTCCGCTGGATACGACCTCACGCGGTTGTTCGTCGGCTCCGAAGGTACGCTCGGCATCATCACCGAGCTGACGCTGAAGCTCTCCGCCATTCCGGAAGCGATTTCGAGCGCGATCTGTCCGTTCAAGACGGTCGAGGGCGCGATCCAGGCGACGATTGCCACCATCCAGTCCGGCATTCCGGTTGCGCGCATCGAGTTCATCGACGCGATGGCGATCCGCGCCGTGAACAACTACGCGAAGCTCGGGCTTGCGGAAGCGCCAACGCTGTTTCTCGAATTTCACGGTTCGGAAGCGGGCGTGAAGGAGCAGACCGAGCGCTTCGGTGAAATCGCTGCCGAGTTCGGCGGCGGGCCGTTCCACTGGACTACGCAGGCGGAAGAACGCACCAAGCTCTGGCAGGCGCGGCACGACGCCTATTTCGCGATGATGTCGCTGCGTCCCGGTGCGAAGGCGCTCGCGACCGACATCTGCGTACCAATCTCGAAACTCGCGGACGCGGTGCTCGAAACCGAGAAAGACCTGCAAGACCTCAAGTTGCTAGGTCCCATTGTCGGCCATGTGGGCGACGGTAATTTCCATGTCAGCCTCGTGATCGACATGGAAGACGAGGATGAATTGGCACGCGTGCGCAAATTCCTGGAGCGGCTGGCCGAGCGTGCACTGCGCCTCGACGGCACCTGTACCGGCGAACACGGCGTCGGGCAGGGCAAGATGAAATATCTTGAAGCCGAGCACGGCAAGCCTGCGCTGCAGATGATGCGCGACCTGAAACGTGCGCTCGACCCCGGTAACATCATGAATCCGGGGAAAATCGTCGCGCTGTAG
- a CDS encoding thioesterase family protein encodes MLQRLDFEPVFFAPFVSSAMTVEPAWIDYNGHLNMAYYNVLIDRAVDEAFALVGLGPEYLKERSHSFFTAECHVRYLRELQAGQSVRTTIRLIDYDEKRIHFFAELYHAVEGWMSATSEQMALHVDMASKKVVPLPDDVLDRLAAMKAAHAALPAPEGIGRKIGMPKRS; translated from the coding sequence ATGCTACAGCGGCTCGATTTCGAACCAGTCTTCTTCGCCCCCTTCGTTTCCTCGGCGATGACGGTCGAGCCGGCGTGGATCGACTACAATGGCCACCTCAACATGGCCTACTACAACGTCCTGATCGACCGCGCGGTGGACGAAGCCTTCGCCCTCGTCGGTCTCGGACCGGAATATCTGAAAGAGCGCAGCCACTCCTTCTTCACCGCCGAATGCCACGTCCGCTACCTGCGCGAATTGCAGGCCGGGCAGTCGGTCCGGACCACGATTCGGCTGATCGACTATGACGAAAAGCGCATCCACTTCTTCGCCGAGCTGTATCACGCGGTCGAGGGATGGATGTCGGCGACCTCGGAGCAGATGGCGCTCCATGTGGACATGGCCTCCAAGAAGGTCGTGCCGCTACCGGACGACGTGCTCGACCGCCTGGCCGCCATGAAAGCGGCCCACGCCGCCCTTCCCGCTCCGGAAGGCATCGGCCGCAAGATAGGCATGCCCAAGCGTAGCTGA
- a CDS encoding 50S ribosomal protein L11 methyltransferase → MYESHVVRVRASEAEASRVADHLLERFFEGEGAVGAFEAADGSWYAEAHFPQKPDTETIAAAVREIIPAANIEYETLAAKDWIAASLEGLKIVRAGRFAIHGSHDRGKIRANETGIEIEAALAFGTGHHGTTLGCLRALERIARTHKPKRVLDVGTGTAVLAIAAARVFHTPVIATEIDRASVTVAKENARVNRAGPYVGILHTGSLSASLIVQYAPYDLMFANILLPVLRKLSRPIASLAAPGAHVVLSGLLPSQALAALARYRAQGMLLVRSETIENWTTLTLRAR, encoded by the coding sequence ATGTACGAGAGCCATGTCGTTCGCGTGCGTGCAAGCGAGGCAGAGGCCAGCCGCGTCGCCGATCATCTGCTGGAGCGCTTCTTCGAGGGCGAGGGTGCAGTCGGCGCGTTCGAGGCAGCGGATGGCTCGTGGTATGCGGAAGCGCATTTCCCGCAGAAGCCAGACACGGAAACGATAGCGGCGGCGGTTCGCGAGATTATTCCCGCCGCGAACATCGAATACGAAACGCTCGCCGCGAAAGACTGGATCGCCGCCAGCCTCGAAGGCCTCAAGATCGTCCGCGCGGGGCGCTTCGCGATTCACGGTTCGCATGACCGTGGAAAAATCAGGGCCAACGAAACCGGTATCGAGATCGAGGCCGCGCTCGCTTTCGGCACAGGCCACCACGGTACCACGCTCGGCTGCCTGCGCGCGCTGGAACGGATTGCGCGCACGCATAAACCGAAGCGTGTTCTCGATGTGGGGACCGGCACGGCCGTGCTGGCGATTGCCGCAGCGCGGGTCTTCCATACGCCGGTTATCGCAACCGAGATCGACCGTGCTTCCGTAACTGTCGCGAAAGAGAATGCGAGGGTGAACCGCGCGGGGCCTTATGTGGGCATCTTACATACAGGGTCGTTAAGCGCGTCGCTAATCGTGCAGTACGCACCCTACGATCTGATGTTCGCGAATATCCTGCTGCCGGTTTTGAGAAAGCTGTCGCGGCCGATTGCGTCGCTGGCCGCGCCAGGCGCGCATGTGGTCCTCTCCGGCCTGCTGCCAAGCCAGGCTCTCGCCGCGCTTGCGCGCTATCGCGCGCAGGGGATGCTGCTTGTGCGCAGCGAGACCATCGAGAACTGGACCACGCTGACGCTTCGCGCACGCTAG
- a CDS encoding DUF4062 domain-containing protein, with protein sequence MTKRFQIFVSSTFDDLRDERRKVWETLIQFNYIVVGMETFPATNEEQFAFIKKQIDTSDYYVLIIAARYGTLTDEEISFTEKEFNYAVENKIPVLVFPIEDPTSVAVSKTDQDTKKTEKLQQFRQRAMRGRNAFKWTTADNLCLGIVQALQNARDSFPRTGWVRGDIASAEGLLNENRQLRLENDKLKKASEEKATAAKNNSAAIDMNREIEVRYDLATKGGKKKTSTVKVQLRDIVSQFQVTEPVDEPTIRDCVRGAVSLNLDSNFEDTNVDQDAVDKALLLLVSFSILHTNSSFDGLNIRHGSNWLNAIAQVKFEKR encoded by the coding sequence ATGACGAAGCGGTTTCAGATTTTTGTTAGCTCTACTTTTGATGATTTAAGAGATGAGAGAAGAAAAGTTTGGGAGACCCTAATTCAATTCAATTATATTGTTGTTGGAATGGAAACGTTTCCTGCCACGAATGAAGAGCAGTTCGCTTTCATCAAGAAGCAAATCGACACATCTGACTACTACGTTCTCATAATTGCTGCACGATATGGCACTTTAACTGACGAAGAAATTAGTTTCACAGAGAAAGAGTTCAACTACGCTGTAGAAAACAAAATTCCAGTTCTCGTATTTCCTATTGAGGACCCAACGTCGGTCGCAGTCTCCAAAACAGATCAGGACACTAAGAAAACTGAAAAATTGCAACAATTTCGTCAGCGCGCAATGAGAGGACGCAATGCATTTAAGTGGACGACCGCAGACAACCTTTGTTTGGGTATTGTTCAAGCTCTTCAAAATGCACGCGACTCATTTCCTCGCACAGGATGGGTTAGGGGAGACATTGCTTCGGCCGAGGGCTTACTGAATGAGAACCGCCAGCTTAGATTAGAGAATGATAAGCTAAAGAAGGCTTCTGAGGAAAAGGCAACGGCGGCGAAAAATAATAGTGCTGCTATCGATATGAATCGTGAGATTGAAGTTCGGTACGATTTGGCGACCAAGGGTGGCAAGAAAAAAACTTCGACCGTCAAAGTGCAATTACGAGATATTGTTTCGCAATTTCAAGTAACAGAGCCCGTTGACGAGCCTACTATTCGTGATTGTGTTCGCGGCGCAGTTTCTCTAAATCTCGATTCTAATTTTGAAGATACGAATGTGGATCAAGACGCTGTTGATAAGGCGTTACTGCTATTGGTTTCATTTTCAATCCTTCACACGAATAGCAGTTTTGATGGATTAAATATTCGTCATGGTTCGAACTGGCTCAATGCGATTGCGCAAGTGAAGTTTGAGAAGCGTTGA
- a CDS encoding UvrD-helicase domain-containing protein: MRPRARAPYLNGLNAEQLEAVETLDGPVLVLAGAGTGKTRVLTTRIAHLLATGRARPSNILSVTFTNKAAREMKERVGHMVGDIVEGMPWMGTFHSIGAKILRRHAEMVGLHPNFTILDTDDQIRLIKQLLQADNIDEKRWPARLFAGYLDGWKNRGLKPDQVPAGEAMSFANGKGKELYAAYQARLKVLNAVDFGDLLLENLRLFQNNKEVLEQYQQRFRYMLVDEYQDTNVAQYLWLRLLAQGSRNICCVGDDDQSIYGWRGADVDNILRFEQDFPGAKVIRLERNYRSTANILAAASHLIAKNKSRLGKTLRTEDEPGEKIKVTDAWDSGEEARLIGEEIEQLQRKDHRLSDIAILVRASFQMRELEERFITLGLPYRVIGGPRFYERQEIRDALAYFRVIVSPADGLAFERIVNVPKRGLGDSTMQMLHDYSRAHEAPLFEAAKVISSTDELKPKPRTALRDLIAQFGRWQAQLDTAPHTELARIVLDESGYTEMWKNDKSAQAAGRLENLKELVRSMEQFENMQGFLEHVSLVMDTIEGEGVDAVSLMTLHSAKGLEFDTVFLPGWEEGVLPHQRSLDESGQAGLEEERRLAHVGITRAKQRAYISFATRRMTHGMWNSNLPSRFLKELPEDSIEEVDGGGSYAAQIQSRFDRAELFVSGYNTPGWARAQQRRGGFSDNKGGGYGRGRGVTIEGEVLSRSTGPAEDFEIGDRVFHDKFGYGEIMEVEGTKVTVEFDKAGEKKIVSSFLKKA, encoded by the coding sequence ATGCGCCCGCGCGCCCGTGCGCCCTACCTGAACGGCCTGAACGCCGAGCAGCTTGAGGCGGTCGAGACGCTCGACGGCCCGGTGCTGGTGCTGGCGGGTGCGGGCACAGGCAAGACGCGGGTGCTGACGACGCGCATCGCACATCTGCTCGCGACGGGGCGGGCGCGGCCTTCGAACATTCTCTCAGTCACCTTCACCAACAAGGCCGCGCGCGAGATGAAGGAGCGCGTCGGCCACATGGTCGGCGACATCGTGGAGGGGATGCCGTGGATGGGCACGTTCCACTCCATCGGCGCGAAGATTCTACGCCGCCATGCCGAAATGGTCGGGCTGCATCCGAACTTCACTATCCTCGATACTGACGACCAGATCCGGCTCATCAAGCAGCTTCTGCAAGCCGACAATATCGACGAGAAGCGCTGGCCCGCGCGGCTCTTTGCCGGATACCTCGACGGCTGGAAGAATCGCGGCCTCAAGCCCGATCAGGTTCCCGCGGGCGAAGCCATGTCGTTCGCGAACGGCAAGGGCAAGGAACTGTACGCCGCCTATCAGGCGCGGCTTAAAGTTTTGAACGCGGTCGATTTCGGCGACCTGCTGCTGGAGAACCTGCGGCTGTTCCAGAACAACAAGGAAGTGCTCGAACAATACCAGCAGCGCTTCCGCTACATGCTGGTGGACGAATATCAGGACACCAATGTCGCGCAGTACCTTTGGCTGCGGCTCTTGGCGCAAGGCTCGCGCAACATCTGCTGTGTCGGCGACGACGACCAGTCGATTTACGGCTGGCGCGGCGCGGACGTCGATAACATCCTGCGTTTCGAGCAGGACTTTCCCGGCGCGAAGGTGATCCGGCTGGAGCGCAATTACCGCTCGACCGCGAATATTCTGGCGGCGGCCTCGCACCTGATCGCGAAGAACAAGAGCCGTCTCGGCAAGACGCTACGCACCGAAGACGAGCCGGGCGAGAAGATCAAGGTCACCGACGCTTGGGATTCCGGCGAGGAAGCGCGGCTGATCGGCGAAGAGATTGAGCAGTTGCAGCGCAAGGATCACCGGCTGTCCGATATCGCAATTCTTGTGCGTGCGTCGTTCCAGATGCGCGAACTGGAAGAGCGCTTCATTACGCTGGGGCTTCCCTATCGCGTGATCGGCGGCCCGCGCTTCTACGAGCGGCAGGAAATCCGCGACGCGCTCGCCTATTTCCGCGTGATCGTTTCGCCCGCCGATGGTCTGGCGTTTGAACGGATCGTCAACGTGCCGAAGCGCGGCCTCGGCGACAGCACGATGCAGATGCTGCACGATTATTCGCGTGCGCACGAAGCGCCGCTGTTCGAAGCGGCGAAGGTCATTTCCTCTACGGACGAGCTGAAGCCGAAACCGCGCACGGCGCTGCGCGATCTGATCGCGCAGTTCGGGCGCTGGCAGGCGCAGCTCGATACAGCGCCGCATACCGAACTGGCGCGCATTGTGCTTGACGAGTCCGGCTACACGGAGATGTGGAAGAACGACAAATCGGCGCAGGCGGCAGGCAGGCTAGAAAACCTGAAAGAACTGGTGCGTTCGATGGAGCAGTTCGAGAACATGCAGGGTTTTCTCGAACACGTTTCGCTGGTGATGGATACCATCGAAGGCGAGGGCGTCGATGCCGTCAGCCTGATGACGCTTCACTCGGCCAAGGGCCTCGAATTCGATACCGTCTTCCTGCCGGGCTGGGAGGAAGGCGTGCTGCCGCACCAGCGCTCGCTCGACGAGAGCGGGCAGGCGGGCCTTGAGGAAGAACGCCGCCTTGCGCATGTCGGCATTACGCGCGCGAAGCAGCGCGCGTATATTTCATTCGCCACGCGGCGCATGACGCATGGCATGTGGAATTCGAATCTGCCGAGCCGTTTCCTGAAGGAATTGCCGGAAGATTCAATCGAGGAAGTCGATGGCGGCGGCAGCTATGCCGCGCAGATCCAGAGCCGCTTCGATCGCGCCGAGCTGTTTGTGTCGGGCTACAACACGCCGGGCTGGGCACGCGCGCAGCAGCGGCGCGGAGGATTTTCCGACAACAAAGGCGGTGGCTACGGGCGCGGCCGCGGCGTAACCATCGAAGGCGAAGTGCTTTCGCGCTCGACCGGGCCTGCGGAAGATTTCGAGATCGGCGACCGCGTATTCCATGACAAGTTCGGCTACGGCGAGATCATGGAGGTCGAAGGCACCAAGGTTACCGTGGAGTTCGACAAGGCCGGCGAGAAGAAAATCGTCAGCAGTTTCCTAAAAAAAGCCTAG
- a CDS encoding aminopeptidase P family protein — translation MFEAKFQTFRDEGDKSKSAARLQALREELAKQSLDGFVFSRADEHQNEYVPPSEERVAWLTGFTGSAAVVVVLRDRAILFTDGRYTLQAKDQIDTSLFAIGHIVEKPVSEWLAENLVAGTALAYDPWRTTADGVERLEKAAKKAAARLVAVKENPVDAVWQERPAAPLTPTVLHGAEFSGEKAEKKIARIREVLAKEKIGAAVLSDPASVAWTFNIRGGDVEHTPLPLSWAILPREGEPQLFIDSRKLSNEVRDALAKLADVREPRDLEVELHEAARGKTVRLDSATAPKKLADIVTQAGGSVSNGADPVTKLKAIKNETEIAGMRTAHVRDGAALTRFLAWLDREAPLGRITEIDAVAALETFRRETGKLKDVSFPTISGSGPNGAIVHYRVTEATNRALRPGELFLVDSGAQYEDGTTDVTRTVSIGEPSAEMRERFTLVLKGHIAIARAVFPEGTNGSQLDPFARRALWERGIDFDHGTGHGVGSYLSVHEGPARISKVPSPPLLPGMILSNEPGYYKTGAYGIRIENLLLVEKRPPAKGAEKPLLGFETLTLAPIDLRLVEPRLLTPEEIAWLNAYHAEVREKIAPQLDAPDNDWLEKATAAL, via the coding sequence ATGTTCGAAGCGAAATTCCAGACCTTCCGCGACGAAGGCGACAAATCGAAATCCGCCGCCCGGTTGCAGGCGCTCCGCGAGGAACTTGCGAAGCAGAGCCTCGACGGCTTCGTGTTCTCGCGCGCCGACGAACACCAGAACGAATATGTGCCGCCATCCGAAGAGCGCGTCGCATGGCTGACCGGCTTCACCGGCTCGGCCGCGGTGGTAGTCGTACTGCGCGATCGCGCCATCCTGTTCACGGATGGCCGTTACACGCTGCAAGCAAAAGACCAGATCGACACTTCGTTGTTCGCCATCGGCCACATCGTCGAGAAACCTGTGAGCGAATGGCTCGCGGAAAATCTCGTGGCCGGAACTGCGCTCGCTTACGACCCGTGGCGCACCACCGCCGACGGCGTCGAGCGGCTGGAAAAGGCGGCGAAGAAAGCCGCCGCGCGGCTGGTGGCCGTGAAGGAAAACCCGGTCGATGCGGTATGGCAGGAGCGTCCCGCTGCACCGCTGACCCCGACCGTGCTGCATGGCGCGGAATTCTCCGGCGAAAAAGCGGAGAAAAAAATTGCGCGAATCCGCGAGGTGCTGGCGAAGGAGAAAATCGGCGCTGCCGTGCTCTCCGATCCCGCTTCCGTGGCATGGACCTTCAACATTCGCGGCGGCGACGTGGAGCACACGCCGTTGCCGCTGTCCTGGGCGATCCTGCCGCGCGAAGGCGAACCGCAGCTTTTCATAGACAGCCGCAAGCTCTCGAACGAAGTGCGCGACGCGCTTGCAAAACTGGCCGACGTGCGCGAGCCGCGCGACCTCGAAGTCGAATTGCATGAAGCCGCGCGCGGCAAGACCGTGCGCCTCGACAGCGCCACCGCGCCGAAGAAGCTCGCGGACATCGTGACACAGGCCGGCGGCAGCGTTTCGAACGGCGCCGATCCTGTAACCAAACTAAAAGCGATCAAGAACGAAACCGAAATCGCCGGGATGCGCACCGCGCATGTGCGCGACGGCGCGGCGCTGACGCGCTTCCTCGCCTGGCTCGACCGCGAAGCACCTCTCGGCAGGATCACCGAGATCGACGCGGTCGCCGCACTTGAAACATTTCGCCGCGAGACCGGAAAGCTAAAGGATGTCTCCTTCCCCACCATTTCCGGCTCCGGCCCGAACGGCGCCATCGTGCACTATCGCGTCACGGAGGCGACCAACCGCGCGCTACGGCCCGGCGAATTGTTCCTCGTCGATTCCGGCGCGCAATACGAAGACGGCACCACGGATGTGACGCGCACGGTCAGCATCGGCGAGCCGTCCGCCGAGATGCGCGAGCGCTTCACGCTTGTCCTCAAAGGGCACATTGCCATTGCGCGCGCGGTGTTTCCCGAAGGCACCAACGGCTCGCAACTCGATCCGTTCGCGCGCCGCGCGCTGTGGGAGCGCGGCATCGACTTCGACCATGGTACCGGCCACGGCGTCGGAAGTTATTTGTCGGTACACGAAGGTCCGGCGCGCATCTCGAAAGTTCCGAGTCCGCCGTTGCTGCCGGGCATGATCCTGTCCAACGAGCCGGGCTATTACAAAACCGGTGCCTACGGCATCCGCATCGAAAACCTGCTGCTGGTCGAGAAGCGCCCGCCCGCGAAAGGCGCGGAGAAACCGCTGCTGGGCTTCGAGACGCTCACCCTCGCGCCCATCGACCTCCGTCTGGTGGAACCGAGACTGCTCACGCCGGAAGAAATCGCGTGGCTCAATGCCTATCATGCAGAGGTACGCGAGAAGATCGCGCCGCAACTCGACGCGCCTGACAACGACTGGCTGGAGAAAGCCACCGCCGCGCTCTGA
- a CDS encoding DUF3309 domain-containing protein, which translates to MLSTVLIVLLILILIGALPRWGYSSGWGYGPGGLVGVVLVVVLVMALAGRI; encoded by the coding sequence ATGCTTTCGACCGTTCTCATCGTTCTGCTGATTTTGATTTTGATCGGCGCGCTGCCGCGCTGGGGCTACAGTTCCGGCTGGGGCTACGGGCCGGGCGGCCTCGTCGGGGTTGTGCTTGTCGTGGTGCTGGTGATGGCGCTGGCGGGAAGGATCTAG
- the ligA gene encoding NAD-dependent DNA ligase LigA, with protein MAKKTKAGGAKPVGQFSVKEAKTEHARLEQEIIAHDKRYYQQAAPSVSDAEYDALRLRYEELEKAFPELHTLTSLTRKVGAAPSGKFKKVRHAVPMLSLGNAFTEEDVNEFVDRVRRFLRLGEKEELVITAEPKIDGLSCSLRYEKGRLTVAATRGDGAEGEDVTANIRTIKDVPDMLKGKDVPGVFEARGEVYMTKEDFLALNKRQEKEGKPLYVNPRNTAAGSLRQIDAKMTATRPLKFFAYTWGEASELPAKTQFESVAAMKRWGLPTNTLMKKCKSVDELLKQYRKIEQERAALPYDIDGVVYKVDRLDWQERLGFVSRSPRWAIAHKFAAEKATTVVKDIDIQVGRTGKLTPVAKLEPVTVGGVVVQNATLHNEDEIERLGVRIGDTVTIQRAGDVIPQVLGVVLEKRPKSAKPYKFPDVCPVCKSHAVREEGEVDRRCTGGLICAAQVVQTLIHFVSRNAFDIDGLGEKQIVFFHDQGWVKEPADIFTLASRNKKLKLEEVEGFGETSVRNLFNAIDARRKIALNRVLFALGIRHIGETNAIRLARHYGTMEALREAALAAAKGDEDALSEMNNINGIGKIVAEAVIEFFKEKKNLKALDALLEQIEIEPMEAVAKNSPVSGKAVVFTGSLEQMTRDEAKAMAERLGAKVAGSVSKKTDYVVAGPGAGSKLKDAQKHGVRVLSEDDWFKLIGKK; from the coding sequence ATGGCGAAGAAAACCAAAGCTGGCGGCGCGAAGCCGGTCGGTCAATTCTCCGTCAAGGAAGCTAAGACCGAGCATGCGCGGCTGGAGCAGGAAATCATCGCGCACGACAAGCGCTACTACCAGCAGGCCGCTCCGAGCGTTTCCGATGCCGAATACGATGCGCTGCGGCTTCGTTACGAAGAACTCGAAAAGGCGTTTCCCGAACTGCACACGCTGACCAGCCTGACGCGCAAGGTCGGTGCCGCACCTTCCGGGAAATTCAAAAAGGTGCGCCACGCGGTGCCGATGCTTTCGCTTGGCAACGCCTTCACCGAAGAAGATGTGAATGAATTCGTGGACCGCGTCCGGCGATTTCTGCGTCTCGGTGAGAAGGAAGAACTCGTTATCACCGCGGAACCGAAGATCGACGGGCTTTCTTGTTCGCTTCGCTACGAAAAAGGCAGGCTCACGGTGGCTGCGACGCGCGGCGACGGCGCGGAAGGCGAGGACGTGACCGCCAATATCCGGACCATCAAGGATGTGCCGGATATGCTGAAAGGCAAGGACGTGCCCGGTGTGTTCGAGGCGCGCGGCGAAGTTTATATGACCAAGGAAGACTTCCTCGCGCTGAATAAGCGGCAGGAGAAGGAAGGCAAACCGCTCTACGTCAATCCGCGCAACACGGCCGCCGGTTCGCTGCGTCAAATCGATGCGAAGATGACGGCGACGCGGCCTCTCAAATTTTTCGCTTATACCTGGGGCGAGGCGAGCGAGCTTCCGGCGAAGACGCAGTTCGAGTCCGTCGCCGCGATGAAGCGCTGGGGCCTGCCGACCAATACGCTCATGAAGAAGTGCAAGAGCGTCGACGAATTGCTCAAGCAATATCGCAAGATCGAGCAGGAGCGGGCGGCGCTGCCCTACGATATCGACGGCGTGGTCTACAAGGTGGACCGGCTGGACTGGCAGGAACGGCTCGGTTTCGTTTCGCGCAGTCCGCGCTGGGCGATTGCGCACAAGTTCGCCGCCGAGAAGGCGACTACGGTCGTGAAAGATATCGACATTCAGGTCGGCCGTACCGGCAAGCTGACGCCGGTCGCGAAGCTCGAACCCGTAACAGTTGGCGGCGTCGTGGTGCAGAACGCGACGCTGCACAACGAGGATGAGATCGAACGGCTCGGCGTGCGCATCGGCGATACGGTCACCATCCAGCGTGCGGGTGACGTGATCCCGCAGGTGCTCGGTGTCGTGCTGGAGAAGCGTCCGAAAAGCGCGAAGCCTTACAAATTTCCGGATGTCTGCCCGGTTTGTAAAAGCCATGCGGTGCGCGAGGAAGGCGAGGTGGATCGCCGCTGCACCGGCGGGCTGATCTGCGCCGCACAGGTAGTGCAGACGTTAATTCATTTCGTGTCGCGCAATGCGTTTGACATTGACGGTCTGGGCGAAAAGCAGATCGTGTTCTTCCACGATCAGGGCTGGGTGAAAGAGCCGGCGGATATTTTCACGTTGGCTTCGCGCAACAAGAAGCTCAAGCTGGAAGAGGTCGAAGGCTTTGGCGAGACTTCGGTTCGCAATCTTTTCAACGCCATCGACGCGCGGCGCAAGATCGCGCTGAACCGCGTGCTGTTCGCGCTCGGCATCCGCCACATCGGCGAGACCAACGCGATCCGGCTCGCGCGCCATTACGGCACGATGGAAGCCTTGCGCGAGGCGGCGCTTGCCGCCGCCAAAGGCGACGAGGATGCGCTTTCGGAAATGAACAATATCAACGGCATCGGCAAGATCGTAGCCGAGGCTGTGATCGAGTTCTTCAAGGAGAAGAAAAACCTCAAGGCGCTGGATGCGCTGCTAGAGCAAATCGAAATCGAGCCGATGGAGGCGGTCGCAAAGAACAGCCCGGTTTCGGGCAAGGCGGTCGTCTTCACCGGCTCGCTGGAGCAGATGACGCGCGACGAAGCGAAAGCGATGGCGGAACGGCTGGGCGCGAAAGTCGCGGGTTCAGTCTCGAAAAAAACAGACTATGTCGTCGCCGGCCCTGGCGCCGGTTCCAAGCTGAAAGATGCGCAAAAGCATGGCGTTCGGGTACTGAGCGAAGACGACTGGTTCAAACTGATCGGGAAGAAATAA